The proteins below come from a single Pichia kudriavzevii chromosome 2, complete sequence genomic window:
- a CDS encoding uncharacterized protein (PKUD0B10070; similar to Saccharomyces cerevisiae YMR315W; ancestral locus Anc_3.0): MSEQINVAIIGTGIFAKNAHLPALKESKHFNPVACYNRTTAKAEEFAQSVSPALKVYNELDDAFKDPEVDLIDALLPVQFNQDVVEKAVKYKKNILIEKPIAANLKQAGAIVKLARENPDILIAVNEHWCYLKAVKQLKDAITKIGKVVGFNYHSTGAFNFNNKYATTSWRQHPEHIGGYLSDGGVHQLALLTSVLGNVKSVNARATQVREQSGDVDVVWALCKMQSGVIGSFNYGSAFGNKKKNGYFEILGDNGSIYYDFSPETGNRFILRTGGLTADDEKTSEEIKIENEHWSVSEEFEKAALELKGQKGNIVSWPEVAFHHLAIVDAILKSSNSDAATVSVAEP, from the coding sequence ATGTCAGAACAAATCAACGTTGCGATCATTGGAACCGGAATTTTCGCCAAGAACGCACATCTGCCGGCTCTAAAGGAATCCAAGCATTTCAACCCTGTTGCGTGTTACAATCGTACAACTGCAAAGGCGGAAGAGTTTGCGCAGTCTGTCTCGCCGGCTTTGAAAGTTTACAACGAATTAGATGATGCCTTCAAAGACCCTGAggttgatttgattgatgcGTTATTACCTGTTCAATTCAACCaagatgttgttgaaaaggCGGTCAAGTACAAGAAGAACATCCTTATTGAGAAACCGATTGCTGCAAACCTGAAACAAGCAGGTGCAATTGTAAAACTTGCTAGAGAGAATCCGGATATTTTGATTGCTGTCAACGAGCACTGGTGTTATCTAAAGGCTGTCAAACAGTTGAAGGATGCAATTACAAAAATTGGTAAGGTTGTAGGCTTCAACTACCATTCCACAGGTGcattcaatttcaacaataagTACGCAACAACATCTTGGAGACAACACCCAGAGCATATCGGGGGTTATTTGAGTGATGGTGGAGTTCATCAATTGGCACTCCTCACCTCTGTTTTGGGTAATGTCAAGTCGGTCAATGCGCGTGCAACTCAAGTAAGAGAACAGAGtggtgatgttgatgttgtgTGGGCTCTATGTAAGATGCAGTCAGGCGTTATTGGATCTTTCAACTACGGTTCGGCTTTTGGtaataaaaagaaaaacggctactttgaaatcttgGGTGATAATGGTTCTATTTACTATGACTTTTCTCCAGAAACTGGTAACAGGTTCATCCTTCGTACGGGAGGATTGACCgcagatgatgaaaaaacgtctgaagaaataaaaattgaaaatgaacaCTGGTCAGTCAGtgaagagtttgaaaaagctGCTTTGGAATTGAAAGGCCAAAAGGGAAATATTGTTTCTTGGCCAGAAGTGGCCTTCCATCATCTGGCCATTGTCGACGCCATTCTCAAATCGAGCAACTCCGACGCCGCAACTGTCTCCGTGGCAGAGCCATAA
- a CDS encoding uncharacterized protein (PKUD0B10060; similar to Saccharomyces cerevisiae YIL093C (RSM25); ancestral locus Anc_2.290) codes for MNSIKAANQVLTRTSEYLGSGLVQQQPAWYKALAFNPPKNAFNRQVRLENLEKIKSEEISTISEMNEKLANGFYVTRAKVSQKNPKKLLKAQALHFLEDDLRLLFYKQHPWELADAKNLVENEYNLTNEKFDWSRLRQYGKKLDGESVVQRTLYLKDVEKLPLLEAYEKAKYEYYSLKIEDETEMNIAREESEMCGAVYPSNVIEQGFEKESQVLAKWHSDAVEQTKILDAKLNNNDSSATSSSDTSASVGKELTEDEILAKIK; via the coding sequence atgaactcTATTAAGGCTGCCAATCAAGTACTAACCAGAACCTCCGAATATTTGGGCTCTGGTCTTGTCCAACAACAGCCAGCTTGGTATAAGGCCTTGGCTTTCAACCCCCCAAAGAATGCATTCAATAGACAAGTTCGCCTGGAAAATCTAGAGAAAATTAAATCTGAAGAGATATCCACCATTAGCGAGATGAATGAGAAGTTGGCCAACGGATTCTATGTAACCAGAGCTAAAGTTTCACAGAAAAACCCTAAGAAACTGTTGAAAGCACAAGCATTGCATTTCCTTGAAGATGATTTGCGTCTACTGTTTTACAAGCAACACCCTTGGGAACTTGCTGATGCGAAGAAtttggttgaaaatgaataCAACCTAACAAATGAGAAGTTCGACTGGAGCAGATTAAGGCAATATGGTAAGAAACTGGACGGCGAGAGTGTAGTCCAAAGAACCCTGTACTTAAAAGACGTTGAGAAGTTACCCCTTTTGGAAGCTTACGAAAAGGCAAAATACGAATACTATTCCCTGAAAATCGAAGATGAAACAGAAATGAACATAGCTAGAGAGGAAAGTGAAATGTGTGGGGCTGTCTATCCTTCCAATGTCATTGAACAAGGTTTCGAGAAGGAGTCTCAAGTCTTAGCCAAGTGGCATTCAGACGCTGTCGAGCAGACTAAGATTCTCGATGCTAAGTTAAATAACAACGATTCAAGTGCTACCTCTTCTTCCGATACTTCTGCCTCCGTTGGCAAGGAATTAACTGAGGATGAAATCCTCGCAAAGATTAAATGA
- a CDS encoding uncharacterized protein (PKUD0B10050; similar to Saccharomyces cerevisiae YGR076C (MRPL25); ancestral locus Anc_3.137) — protein sequence MKNVSSGQVQLTRQFKRGSYQLFTRKKESTMSANKLFNVTANEAFFKLPLKLQNFFTKFPPAPIKKYSDRPTLTNAPDANPFLPNRHPITGRTHEPLYSSRRQSDLYKLAYKFGIADLMPPLANGKKFFLEKQQSSPILRGVLYPKGHKWERTYDARKKAIADALEQVDDILIKHRGSKYRKRLERREEEKRTWI from the coding sequence ATGAAAAACGTCTCTTCTGGACAAGTGCAACTTACTCGACAATTCAAAAGAGGTTCATATCAACTATTCACCAGGAAGAAGGAATCGACAATGTCAGCGAAtaaattgttcaatgtGACAGCTAACGAAGCTTTCTTCAAGCTTCCTTTGAAGCTTCAGAATTTCTTCACTAAGTTCCCACCAGCCCCAATCAAGAAATACTCTGATAGACCAACTCTAACCAATGCCCCAGACGCAAATCCGTTCCTCCCAAACCGCCATCCAATCACAGGGCGCACGCATGAACCTCTCTACAGCTCTCGTCGTCAATCAGACCTTTACAAGCTGGCTTACAAGTTTGGTATTGCGGATTTGATGCCCCCATTGGCAAATGGCAAGAAATTCTTCTTGGAGAAGCAACaatcttctccaatattGAGGGGTGTTCTATATCCTAAGGGTCACAAGTGGGAGAGAACATACGATGCCAGAAAGAAGGCCATTGCTGATGCTTTGgaacaagttgatgatattcTGATCAAACATAGAGGTTCCAAGTACAGAAAGAGGCTTgagagaagagaagaggaaaagagaACCTGGATTTAA
- a CDS encoding uncharacterized protein (PKUD0B10020; similar to Saccharomyces cerevisiae YDL015C (TSC13); ancestral locus Anc_3.184) has translation MVNLIINPASKKLKKINCDTTPNTRLSAIIDAYAKKNNVSDPNRIKFSFVDGNSKKLTLKTYLTLEENGLDFSKSKTLEVTAKDVGPQIGWRTVYFIEYLGPIIIHALFYYGFYDAGEMTTTQIVSFNFTLLHYLKREYETLFVHTFSSDTMPLAYLFRNSGHYWIINGVFIAFSIYAPQLTFHESKFQEILHHVEDRSLDDLKWYIGLLIIFELSNFYCHVILRRLRADGSREHKIPFGFAFKFVSFPNYLFECLAWLTFAIMTNNWSSYFFFVVGTATMMSWAKQKHAKYKKTFGDKYPRNRKAMIPFIF, from the coding sequence ATGGTTAATCTCATTATCAACCCAGCTTCTAAGAAGCTCAAGAAGATTAATTGTGATACCACTCCAAACACAAGGCTCTCTGCCATCATTGACGCGTACGCTAAGAAGAACAACGTCTCCGACCCAAACAGAATCAAATTCTCCTTTGTTGATGggaattcaaagaaactgACGCTGAAAACATATCTGACTTTAGAAGAGAATGGCTTGGACTTTAGCAAAAGCAAGACACTAGAAGTCACTGCCAAGGACGTTGGTCCTCAAATTGGCTGGAGAACTgtttattttattgaatATTTAGGTCCAATCATTATTCATGCTTTGTTCTACTATGGTTTCTACGATGCAGGTGAAATGACAACCACCCAAATTGTGtccttcaacttcaccTTGCTTCACTACTTAAAGAGAGAGTATGAAACGTTGTTTGTTCACACATTCTCTTCCGACACTATGCCTTTGGCTTACCTTTTCAGAAACTCGGGACATTATTGGATCATCAACGGTGTCTTTATTGCCTTCTCCATTTATGCACCTCAGTTGACTTTCCATGAAAGCAAGTTCCAAGAAATTCTACATCATGTTGAAGACCGTTCATTGGATGATTTAAAGTGGTACATTGGCTTGTTgattatctttgaattgTCGAACTTTTATTGTCATGTTATTTTGAGAAGATTAAGGGCAGATGGCTCAAGAGAGCATAAGATTCCCTTTGGATTTGCCTTTAagtttgtttctttccctAATTACTTGTTTGAATGTCTAGCTTGGTTGACTTTTGCTATTATGACAAATAACTGGTCTTCttacttcttctttgttgttggaaCCGCCACTATGATGTCTTGGGCTAAGCAAAAACATGCTAAGTATAAGAAGACGTTTGGCGATAAGTATCcaagaaatagaaaagCCATGATTCCTTTCATCTTTTAG
- a CDS encoding uncharacterized protein (PKUD0B10030; similar to Saccharomyces cerevisiae YNL321W (VNX1); ancestral locus Anc_3.19) — translation MPQQKEGTSKADQRASNSPNLASSQPPPNSREQGTVPSAAISSTNTMPIIERKPSSRSIRSPLPKGHSISRQASINTAPMNQRQYVLLRDKGSNVTSNTTPPENRNLTNSPQLQGHIVQGKPRPYLRKQKSAKYIFSVDDNEDEIEEDLTREYLEGYNDALRNRFKSNLLGMESDKPDKKRELESDVLNNLQKASRYLNDLKDLEGDSIHTQTQYNDPELEDSDIPDILSSQNEIILEGDKSKISNNNTGRSVSNNSIPDSATAIQHHQPPGDDNGDTASISSNESFTLRERQVAINETHPFGIRIWKPAIYKKDRSVQKEAELDVHATPGDNPSIGISVKMFNIAWTCTFGLVLFIICNILGTVTYLFSMLTNQRTNNSIQYAKFYTQLASYLLYPFGKLVILKTEKNYINEDANVGSSMDEFARWRSQGKLFFSSNFANNEAQQNPSLPSPMIPARKDSHNSDSDDDVNTTFYKKRYFGRGEWNIGRIIFYFQYYLVLFPISSTIAIITWMSIFCIPMFKVLTIMASHIRRHPLALSFENEQYYQKQLANPDQHKNESFLILTYRSFGFHYYKYTVDGTNIFFINLNFLVIFTIIDFFFLKNRLHWDNFFTNSDFIFLMCLVSIVPLAYFIGQAVASISAQTSMGLGAVINAFFSTIVEIYLYCIALDQSKAKLVEGSLIGSILGGVLLLPGGSMCFGAIKRKTQRYNPASAGVSSTMLLYAIIVMLLPTILYQIYGEYKVTCKPCDIATTPDCKTCHYIQTSVVIDPMYIKYLRPFSVMCALCLFLVYCICLLFTLKTHAALIWSNPITPKEKKADFQNPELNELQSVTSLNLSDTNLTANTSNLNISTKKKAKQPQETAESLQIPLKSQNIRSPAQQQLNPPQQNTGGEQPGGHDAPNWSRTKSTTILLTATLLYSIIAEILVDCVDDVLKTVAIDPKFLGLTIFALVPNTTEFVNAFSFAMHGNVALSMEIGSAYALQVCLLQIPIVTLYSVWNFTKEYTGSGAPILMSKDNIGEWSGIPRLTHLLGLSVDMNEIPIVQQSVEVGINGVSNMFTTIYEQGVSNISVGKIFSLIFPHWDFIASFFGVYLFTYIYTEGKSNYFKGSILIFLYLVLIVGFFISLHIESDAVSVNPVELMSGGKVWNKI, via the coding sequence ATGCCACAACAAAAAGAGGGCACGTCCAAAGCGGACCAACGTGCCTCTAACTCCCCCAATTTGGCATCCTCACAACCGCCACCAAACAGTAGGGAACAAGGAACAGTGCCTAGTGCAgccatttcatcaacaaatacAATGCCAATTATCGAAAGGAAGCCATCCAGCAGAAGCATCCGTTCTCCATTACCCAAAGGACATTCAATATCACGCCAGGCTAGTATCAACACGGCGCCGATGAACCAACGACAATACGTATTATTAAGGGACAAGGGCAGTAATGTGACTTCTAATACAACACCCCCGGAGAACAGAAACCTCACTAATTCACCGCAGTTACAAGGACATATAGTACAAGGTAAACCAAGACCGTACCTCAGAAAGCAAAAATCTGCAAAGTACATTTTCTCAGTGGATGACAATGAAGACGAAATCGAGGAAGACCTAACCAGAGAATATTTGGAAGGCTATAACGATGCCTTGAGAAATAgattcaaatcaaacttgCTTGGCATGGAATCAGATAAGCCCGATAAAAAGAGGGAATTGGAATCTGATGTGCTGAATAACTTGCAGAAAGCCTCAAGATATTtaaatgatttgaaagatCTGGAGGGAGATTCGATTCATACTCAAACCCAATACAATGACCCAGAATTAGAGGATTCCGACATTCCGGATATTCTGTCCTCacaaaatgaaataataCTTGAAGGtgataaatcaaaaatatcaaacaacaatacAGGTAGAAGTGTGTCTAACAACTCCATCCCTGATTCGGCTACAgcaattcaacatcatcagCCACCCGGTGACGACAATGGCGATACAGCATCCATAAGTTCTAATGAATCATTCACATTGAGAGAAAGACAGGTCGCTATCAATGAAACACATCCTTTTGGTATTAGGATTTGGAAACCTGCTATCTACAAAAAGGACAGGAGTGTTCAGAAGGAGGCAGAGCTAGATGTTCACGCCACTCCAGGTGATAACCCAAGTATCGGGATATCTGTCAAAATGTTCAATATAGCATGGACTTGCACATTTGGGTTGGTTTTATTTATTATCTGCAATATTTTGGGTACAGTCACATACCTATTCTCGATGCTCACAAATCAACGAACAAATAATTCCATTCAATATGCAAAATTCTATACACAATTGGCCTCATATCTTCTGTAtccatttggaaaattgGTCATCTTGAAAACGGAGAAAAACTATATCAACGAGGATGCCAATGTTGGTAGCTCAATGGATGAATTTGCAAGGTGGAGAAGCCAAGGAAAACTATTCTTTTCATCCAATTTCGCCAATAACGAAGCTCAGCAAAATCCTTCCTTGCCATCTCCGATGATTCCTGCCAGAAAAGATTCTCATAACTCTGATAGCGATGACGATGTGAATACGACTTTTTATAAGAAGAGATACTTTGGAAGAGGAGAATGGAATATTGGTAGAATTATATTCTactttcaatattattTAGTATTGTTCCCTATATCATCGACAATTGCAATTATTACCTGGATGTCAATCTTTTGTATTCCCATGTTCAAGGTTTTAACCATTATGGCCAGTCATATTAGAAGGCATCCTCTCGCGTTGTCTTTTGAAAACGAGCAGTATTACCAAAAACAATTAGCTAATCCTGATCAACATAAAAATGAATCCTTTTTGATTCTAACATACAGGTCATTTGGCTTTCATTATTACAAGTATACTGTTGATGGCacaaatattttttttattaacttgaattttcttGTCATTTTTACTattattgatttctttttcttgaaaaatagaCTCCATTGGGACAACTTCTTCACAAATTctgatttcatttttctaATGTGCCTGGTTTCTATTGTTCCGTTGGCATACTTTATTGGTCAAGCGGTGGCTTCGATTTCTGCTCAAACTTCCATGGGATTAGGAGCTGTCATTAATGCATTCTTCTCTACAATTGTCGAAATCTATCTTTATTGTATTGCCTTAGATCAATCTAAGGCAAAATTAGTGGAAGGCTCCTTAATTGGATCCATTTTAGGTGGTGTCTTATTGCTTCCCGGTGGATCCATGTGTTTTGGTGcaattaaaagaaaaactcaaagaTACAATCCCGCTTCGGCTGgagtttcatcaacaatgttACTTTATGCTATCATTGTAATGTTGTTGCCAACTATATTATATCAAATTTATGGTGAGTACAAGGTCACATGTAAACCGTGTGATATTGCTACTACACCAGATTGTAAGACATGCCACTACATTCAAACTTCGGTCGTAATAGACCCAATGTACATCAAATACTTGAGACCTTTTAGTGTCATGTGTGCATTGTGTTTATTCTTGGTCTACTGcatttgtttgttattCACATTGAAAACGCATGCAGCTCTGATCTGGTCTAATCCTATAACaccaaaggaaaagaaagccgattttcaaaatcctGAATTGAATGAGCTACAAAGTGTCACATCCCTGAACTTGAGTGATACAAATCTAACTGCAAATACTTCTAACTTGAACATAAGCACTAAGAAGAAAGCCAAGCAACCCCAAGAAACTGCGGAATCCTTGCAAATACCGTTAAAGTCACAAAACATTCGGTCACCAGCTCAACAACAGCTTAACCCGCCACAACAAAACACGGGTGGTGAGCAACCCGGCGGACATGACGCACCGAATTGGTCACGAACAAAATCAACGACAATTTTACTAACTGCAACGTTGCTTTACTCTATTATTGCGGAGATCTTAGTGGATTGTGTTGATGACGTCTTGAAAACTGTAGCAATTGACCCTAAGTTTTTAGGTTTAACAATATTTGCACTTGTCCCAAACACAACTGAATTCGTTAATGCTTTCTCCTTTGCTATGCATGGGAACGTTGCGTTGAGTATGGAAATTGGAAGTGCGTACGCATTACAAGTTTGTTTACTTCAAATTCCTATTGTAACCTTATATTCTGTTTGGAATTTCACCAAGGAATACACTGGCTCGGGTGCACCAATTTTAATGTCAAAGGATAATATAGGTGAGTGGAGTGGTATACCTAGATTGACACATCTTTTAGGCCTTTCAGTTGATATGAATGAAATTCCAATAGTTCAGCAATCAGTTGAGGTGGGTATCAATGGGGTTTCAAATATGTTTACTACCATATATGAGCAGGGTGTTTCCAATATTAGTGTGGGTAagatattttctttgatattccCACATTGGGATTTTATTGCTTCCTTTTTTGGCGTATATTTATTCACTTACATTTACACCGAAGGTAAAAGTAATTATTTTAAAGgttcaattttgattttcttgtaTTTGGTACTAATCGTTGGATTTTTCATCTCTTTACATATTGAAAGTGATGCAGTCTCTGTAAATCCTGTGGAATTAATGAGTGGTGGAAAGGTGTGGAATAAAATTTAA
- a CDS encoding uncharacterized protein (PKUD0B10040; similar to Saccharomyces cerevisiae YOL140W (ARG8); ancestral locus Anc_3.17) encodes MFKFTNISPKTLGKTISKRFVSTSEFIKAHTPYQVTTYSRPELVLTSAKGSHLYDLDQKKYIDFTSGIAVVSLGHSDPEISKILYEQSSTLMHSSNLYHNPWTLELGKQLVDKTKKFNGMHDAARVFLCNSGTEANEAALKFARKHGKSISDSKTEFITFKTSFHGRTMGALSVTPNPKYQAPYAPLIPGVSVATPNDIESVKKLITKNTCGVIIEPIQGEGGVHPMNPEFLVELKSLCKEHDALLIYDEIQCGLGRTGSLWAHSKLPKEAHPDVLTMAKALGNGFPIGATMITEEVEKVLKVGDHGTTFGGNPLGSRIGCHVLNRIADNVFLSNVNEKSTLLKSLLCGLKEKYSGHIVDVRGQGLILGLECKEDPSPIVEKARELGLLIITAGGNVIRFVPPLTIENETLEEGVRILDEAFAATLKK; translated from the coding sequence ATGTTTAAGTTCACCAATATTTCCCCTAAAACTCTAGGGAAGACCATCTCCAAAAGATTTGTATCAACGTCCGAGTTTATCAAAGCGCATACACCATACCAGGTCACCACATATTCCAGACCAGAATTGGTACTCACATCTGCCAAAGGCTCCCATCTCTATGACCttgatcaaaaaaaatacattgattTCACTTCTGGAATTGCGGTTGTTTCACTAGGTCATTCAGATCCAGAAATTTCTAAAATTTTATACGAACaatcatcaacattgaTGCATAGTTCCAATTTGTACCACAATCCATGGACTTTAGAGCTAGGAAAGCAACTAGTTGATAAGACTAAAAAGTTCAATGGTATGCATGATGCGGCTcgtgtttttctttgtaatTCAGGTACTGAGGCAAACGAAGCTGCTTTGAAATTTGCCAGGAAACACGGTAAATCAATCAGTGACTCCAAAACTGAATTCATTACTTTCAAAACTTCGTTCCACGGCAGGACTATGGGCGCATTATCAGTTACTCCAAACCCAAAATACCAAGCCCCATATGCGCCTCTTATCCCTGGTGTTTCTGTTGCCACTCCAAATGATATAGAATCAGttaaaaaattgattaCCAAGAATACCTGTGGTGTTATAATTGAGCCAATTCAGGGTGAAGGTGGTGTGCATCCGATGAATCCTGAGTTTCTCGTTGAGTTGAAGAGCTTATGTAAGGAACATGATGCATTGCTAATTTATGACGAAATTCAATGCGGTTTGGGTAGAACAGGCTCATTATGGGCACACTCCAAACTACCAAAAGAAGCGCATCCTGATGTTCTGACAATGGCTAAAGCTTTAGGTAATGGTTTCCCTATTGGTGCAACCATGATTACTGAAGAAGTGGAGAAAGTCCTAAAAGTTGGTGATCATGGTACTACTTTCGGCGGAAATCCACTCGGCTCAAGAATAGGCTGTCATGTTTTGAACAGAATTGCAGATAATGTCTTTTTATCTAATGTTAATGAGAAGAGTACTTTACTTAAGTCTTTATTATGTGGattaaaggagaaatacAGCGGACACATTGTAGATGTTAGAGGTCAGGGTTTGATTTTAGGACTTGAATGTAAAGAAGATCCATCACctattgttgaaaaggCAAGGGAACTAGGTTTACTTATTATTACTGCTGGTGGTAATGTCATTAGGTTTGTCCCACCGCttacaattgaaaatgaaaccTTGGAAGAAGGTGTTCGTATTTTGGATGAGGCATTTGCAGCTACTCTAAAGAAATGA
- a CDS encoding uncharacterized protein (PKUD0B10010; similar to Saccharomyces cerevisiae YGR074W (SMD1); ancestral locus Anc_3.139) has protein sequence MKLVRLLMKMQNETVQVELKSGVLVHGTIVTVSPNMNITLKDVKMTVPHRSPTQLEHIMVRGSQVRMVLLPDDLNLDALLQDPIFSKKQEKPLSAPQGRGGASKHTYTKAPKRTTNAHNRGF, from the coding sequence ATGAAGCTTGTTAGATTGCTGATGAAGATGCAGAATGAAACCGTGCAGGTTGAACTCAAGAGCGGTGTTTTGGTACATGGGACCATTGTCACTGTGTCGCCGAATATGAACATCACCTTGAAGGACGTGAAGATGACGGTACCACACAGGTCGCCAACCCAGCTGGAGCATATAATGGTGCGGGGGAGCCAGGTACGGATGGTTCTCTTGCCCGATGACTTGAATTTGGACGCTCTTCTTCAGGACCCGATTTTCTCCAAGAAGCAAGAGAAACCCTTGTCTGCACCACAGGGCAGGGGCGGAGCTTCTAAACATACATACACAAAGGCGCCAAAGCGAACCACCAATGCCCATAACAGGGGGTTCTAG